In the Synechococcus sp. UW179A genome, one interval contains:
- a CDS encoding ABC transporter ATP-binding protein, with protein MELDQARDTDPAWLDCQAIEAWINGHQVVKDLTLRLRRGESTALLGPNGAGKTTLVKLISRTLYPVVKPGSHLRLFGSETVNLWTLRQRLGVVSNEVEERIPASLTGRELLLAAFFGAIGLGRDRIPTPEQRSRTEALLKSMDLDGLADENYGQLSEGQRRRLLIARALVHEPEVLVLDEPTNALDLRARHTLLRTLQDLCQQGTTLVLVTHQVDAIIPEIQRVVGLQDCLVSLDGSAEETLTGPRLSKLFDTPLTVVQAGGYRQVLPG; from the coding sequence ATGGAGCTTGATCAGGCAAGAGACACCGATCCAGCCTGGCTGGACTGTCAGGCCATTGAGGCCTGGATTAATGGTCATCAGGTTGTCAAAGACCTCACGCTGCGTCTCCGAAGAGGAGAGTCAACGGCCTTGCTCGGTCCCAATGGTGCTGGCAAGACCACACTCGTGAAATTGATCAGCCGCACTCTGTACCCGGTGGTCAAACCTGGATCGCATCTGCGCCTATTCGGATCTGAGACGGTCAATCTCTGGACATTGCGCCAACGACTCGGAGTCGTAAGCAACGAGGTAGAAGAACGCATCCCCGCTTCGCTCACGGGCCGGGAGCTATTACTGGCAGCTTTCTTTGGTGCCATCGGTCTCGGCAGAGACAGAATCCCCACACCGGAACAGAGGTCACGCACTGAAGCATTGCTCAAGAGCATGGATCTTGACGGTCTGGCTGACGAAAACTACGGACAGCTGTCTGAAGGCCAACGACGAAGGCTACTGATTGCCAGAGCTCTTGTGCACGAACCGGAAGTGCTTGTCCTAGATGAACCAACCAATGCTCTTGATCTGCGCGCAAGACACACATTGTTGAGAACCTTGCAGGATCTGTGTCAGCAAGGCACCACTCTGGTGCTGGTGACGCACCAGGTGGATGCCATCATCCCAGAGATCCAGAGAGTTGTAGGCCTGCAGGACTGTCTCGTCAGCCTTGATGGCTCAGCGGAAGAAACACTCACCGGACCCAGGCTTTCCAAGCTGTTCGACACTCCACTGACCGTTGTGCAGGCCGGGGGGTATAGACAGGTCTTGCCAGGATGA
- a CDS encoding NUDIX hydrolase: MTVEVAIAMLQQEGRWLLQLRDENPRIVAPGCWGLFGGHLEPGETALNALRRELNEEIGWCPDQLKAWFRHQDEQRVVHVFTGKLSMPLEQLQLHEGQDMTLASPEQIRCGRIWSSKLNQERPLASALSMLVNKLDEITQAD; this comes from the coding sequence ATGACCGTTGAAGTCGCAATTGCGATGCTGCAGCAAGAAGGCCGATGGCTGCTGCAATTACGCGATGAGAACCCGAGGATCGTCGCGCCAGGGTGCTGGGGGCTGTTCGGTGGACACCTTGAGCCCGGAGAAACCGCGCTCAACGCTTTGCGACGAGAACTCAACGAGGAGATCGGTTGGTGTCCAGATCAATTGAAGGCCTGGTTCCGACATCAGGATGAGCAGCGCGTCGTTCACGTGTTCACAGGCAAGCTCAGCATGCCTCTTGAACAGCTGCAGCTGCATGAAGGCCAGGATATGACCTTGGCCAGTCCTGAACAGATCCGCTGCGGTCGGATCTGGAGCAGCAAATTGAACCAGGAACGTCCACTTGCATCAGCTCTGTCCATGCTGGTGAACAAGCTCGATGAAATCACTCAGGCGGATTGA
- a CDS encoding DUF3104 domain-containing protein: protein MYQKEAMDSNQTATSRSMRSTRSEFPAPGLLDARPGNFVIIRATQPIAELANDDWWMGQIIWCESRARHLSVDALLQVANVDDGSLRWVNASEVTHVLHALDGIGAEQ, encoded by the coding sequence ATGTACCAAAAAGAGGCTATGGATAGCAACCAAACAGCGACTTCGCGCTCAATGCGGTCTACGCGTTCCGAATTTCCTGCGCCTGGCCTGCTTGACGCGAGACCAGGAAACTTTGTGATCATCAGAGCTACGCAGCCTATTGCTGAGCTCGCCAATGATGACTGGTGGATGGGACAAATCATCTGGTGTGAGAGCAGAGCACGACACCTCAGTGTCGATGCTCTCTTACAAGTGGCCAATGTTGACGACGGCTCCTTGCGCTGGGTGAATGCGAGTGAAGTGACCCACGTTCTTCACGCGCTTGATGGCATTGGGGCTGAACAGTGA
- a CDS encoding DUF4175 domain-containing protein — MSEQRKLHPKIPTYLVAVCSAFLVALFHLEYTGHFLVGYSFLVGLIAGGFGWLLAWGLWRFWIVFPYKRVFKIRVKVYLED, encoded by the coding sequence ATGTCTGAACAACGTAAACTTCACCCTAAAATTCCAACTTATTTAGTGGCTGTTTGTTCTGCATTTCTTGTTGCTTTATTTCACCTGGAATATACTGGTCACTTTTTGGTTGGTTATTCATTTTTGGTTGGTCTTATCGCAGGTGGATTTGGTTGGCTATTGGCATGGGGGCTTTGGCGATTCTGGATTGTTTTTCCATATAAGAGGGTTTTTAAGATTAGGGTAAAAGTCTATTTAGAGGATTGA